The following proteins are co-located in the Thermodesulfobacteriota bacterium genome:
- a CDS encoding class II fructose-bisphosphate aldolase: MHYHSYPENFNKALEVGRPPNIVSLFPNSKALIVSGKFINRAVASKKGAVTMAANGRNSFIIQGALRAAQRANAALIIEIAKSEGGRNAYCAVNYWNMARQVDAFCNQMGITIPVAIHADHYGIKKQADIDEARIEIPSMFEAGITSIAIDASHLPDDQNLLANLALNPYIPRWAGLETEVGEIKGKEGLSTPEEALFLIQGLNAHDIFPDWIALNNGTTHGIEASDAGIQVELTARIHKAIEPYKVNGAQHGTSGNSSDRLRRIAAETNTTKANVATALQMISWGLQVNDYGNAFLDASGNFVKEKDKGVSDETWDKMRQYAESKSLKAGDYKKLNLPFENILHAQPARIRERMVSDVEQFVYNMLTKVFNATGTADLAIEAILKAGAYDPGDIAERIERPEEWTREKIMQRAAALHGDKGPKGNFDD, translated from the coding sequence ATGCATTATCATTCATATCCTGAAAATTTCAATAAAGCGCTGGAAGTCGGCCGGCCGCCCAACATTGTCTCCCTGTTTCCCAATTCAAAAGCGCTGATCGTCAGCGGCAAGTTCATCAACCGGGCGGTGGCTTCCAAAAAGGGCGCCGTCACCATGGCCGCCAACGGCCGAAACTCCTTTATCATCCAGGGGGCCCTGCGGGCCGCCCAGCGGGCCAACGCCGCCCTGATTATCGAAATCGCCAAGTCCGAAGGCGGCCGGAACGCCTACTGCGCCGTTAATTACTGGAACATGGCCCGACAGGTGGACGCCTTCTGCAACCAGATGGGCATCACCATCCCGGTGGCCATTCACGCCGACCATTACGGCATCAAAAAGCAGGCGGATATCGATGAGGCCCGGATCGAAATTCCCAGCATGTTCGAAGCCGGCATCACCTCCATCGCCATCGACGCCTCTCACCTGCCCGACGACCAGAACCTGCTGGCCAATCTGGCCTTAAACCCTTACATTCCTCGCTGGGCCGGCCTGGAAACGGAAGTCGGTGAAATCAAGGGCAAGGAGGGGTTGTCGACGCCGGAGGAAGCCCTGTTCCTGATTCAGGGGTTGAACGCCCACGACATCTTCCCGGACTGGATCGCGCTTAACAACGGCACCACCCACGGCATCGAAGCCAGCGACGCCGGCATCCAGGTGGAGCTGACCGCCCGGATCCACAAGGCCATCGAGCCTTACAAAGTCAACGGCGCCCAGCATGGCACCTCCGGCAACAGCTCGGACAGGCTGCGCCGGATCGCCGCGGAAACCAACACCACCAAGGCCAACGTGGCCACGGCTCTGCAGATGATCTCCTGGGGCCTGCAGGTCAACGATTACGGCAACGCCTTCCTGGATGCCTCCGGCAACTTCGTCAAGGAAAAGGACAAGGGCGTGTCCGACGAGACCTGGGACAAGATGCGGCAGTACGCCGAGTCTAAAAGCCTGAAAGCCGGCGACTACAAAAAACTGAACCTGCCCTTTGAAAACATCCTTCACGCCCAGCCCGCCAGGATTCGGGAACGGATGGTGAGTGACGTGGAGCAGTTCGTCTACAACATGCTGACCAAGGTCTTCAACGCCACCGGCACGGCCGACCTGGCCATCGAGGCCATCCTTAAAGCCGGCGCGTACGATCCCGGTGACATTGCCGAAAGGATCGAACGGCCCGAAGAGTGGACCCGGGAAAAGATCATGCAGCGCGCCGCCGCCCTGCATGGCGACAAAGGGCCGAAAGGCAATTTTGACGACTAA
- a CDS encoding DUF3124 domain-containing protein, with protein sequence MAMKKQPVKMAACLMTALLIWMMWPEWLSAQEEVQMSAGQTVYVPAYSHIYIGSNEQPFLLTVTLSVRNIDPSSPITVDAVEYYDTKGTLLKKHITAPVTLGPMESVRYVVPEKDTSGGSGANFIVKWNAEKPVNSPIIESIMIGAKVQQGISFTSRGRPVLPPAQ encoded by the coding sequence ATGGCCATGAAAAAACAACCCGTGAAGATGGCGGCGTGCCTGATGACGGCCCTGCTGATCTGGATGATGTGGCCGGAATGGCTGTCCGCCCAGGAAGAGGTCCAGATGTCCGCCGGGCAGACCGTTTACGTGCCGGCCTACTCGCACATCTACATCGGCAGCAACGAGCAGCCTTTCCTGCTGACAGTGACATTGAGCGTCCGGAATATTGATCCTTCCAGCCCGATTACCGTCGACGCGGTCGAATACTATGACACCAAAGGGACGTTGCTGAAAAAACACATCACCGCTCCGGTAACCCTCGGCCCGATGGAATCGGTCCGTTACGTCGTTCCGGAAAAAGATACCAGCGGCGGATCAGGGGCTAATTTTATCGTCAAATGGAACGCGGAAAAGCCGGTGAACTCGCCGATTATCGAATCCATCATGATCGGCGCCAAAGTGCAGCAGGGCATTTCCTTCACCTCCCGCGGACGACCGGTTCTTCCACCTGCTCAATAA
- a CDS encoding carbon starvation CstA family protein, producing MNVLAILVVSIVLFGIGYRFYARYIENVFDVDGSHVAPSVEVNDGVDYVPTRRFVIFGHHFASIAGGGPIIGPTVALIFGYIPVWLWIILGTIFLGAVHDYTALLASMREKGRSMAEIAEKSFGRAGFLLFIGFTIIMLLMVTSVFLTLTTTALSSKYPLSYFGVDHTALRTIMENGVTHVVIGGIASTSVIIITLCAPLLGYLLYKRKTNTALVSLLAVGICAVSIKVGLHFPISIDSFVWMVIISIYTLFAAGVPVWLVLQPRDFTNSFLLYGGILALFGGAAVMGIRGDVMLAPTFNIAEGGSLLGYVWPILFITVACGAISGFHSLVAGGTSSKQVEKEKPDAKTVAFGGMLLEAVLAIGVMIAVGAGIGFDQLRSIVFPTVAGVKSNPILAFALGLGGLLNKSFSLPIIYGSVFGILMVEGFVVTTLDTAVRLNRYLFEELWRMLFKKVPKVLNTYVFNSLLCVVLMFLLAYFNAFKQLWQLFGSANQLLAALTLLTVSMWLLNRGKAYLFALIPGIFMFVTTVAALFVILFKDYLPKKNYMLASGDIILILLAFGVLSLVIKIMRQAKGKRA from the coding sequence ATGAACGTCCTGGCCATTCTGGTTGTTTCCATTGTGTTATTCGGAATCGGGTACCGGTTTTACGCGCGGTATATTGAAAACGTGTTTGATGTCGACGGATCCCATGTCGCGCCTTCGGTGGAAGTCAACGACGGGGTGGATTATGTACCGACCCGCCGGTTTGTCATCTTCGGTCATCATTTCGCTTCCATCGCCGGTGGCGGACCCATCATCGGTCCGACGGTGGCCCTGATTTTCGGTTATATTCCGGTCTGGCTCTGGATCATTCTCGGGACGATATTTCTGGGGGCGGTGCATGACTATACGGCGCTGCTGGCCTCCATGCGGGAAAAGGGGCGGTCCATGGCGGAGATCGCCGAAAAATCCTTCGGCCGGGCCGGCTTCCTGCTGTTCATCGGATTTACCATTATCATGCTGCTGATGGTCACTTCCGTCTTTTTGACGCTGACCACCACCGCCCTGTCGTCCAAATATCCTCTGTCCTATTTCGGCGTCGACCATACGGCCCTGCGGACGATCATGGAAAACGGGGTCACCCACGTAGTCATCGGCGGCATTGCCTCCACCTCCGTTATCATCATCACCCTGTGCGCCCCCCTGCTGGGGTATCTCCTCTATAAAAGGAAAACCAACACCGCCCTGGTGTCCCTCCTCGCCGTGGGGATATGCGCCGTATCCATCAAAGTCGGCCTGCATTTTCCGATTTCCATCGATTCTTTTGTCTGGATGGTGATCATCTCGATCTACACCCTGTTTGCCGCCGGCGTGCCGGTATGGCTCGTCCTGCAACCCCGGGATTTCACCAACTCCTTTCTGCTGTATGGCGGCATCCTGGCCCTGTTCGGCGGCGCGGCCGTCATGGGCATCCGGGGGGATGTCATGCTCGCCCCGACCTTCAATATCGCGGAGGGAGGGTCGCTCCTGGGTTATGTCTGGCCGATCCTGTTTATCACGGTCGCCTGCGGCGCCATCAGCGGATTTCATTCCCTGGTGGCCGGCGGGACCAGTTCCAAACAGGTGGAAAAGGAAAAACCCGACGCCAAGACCGTGGCCTTCGGCGGGATGCTTCTGGAAGCGGTTCTGGCCATCGGCGTCATGATCGCCGTGGGCGCGGGGATCGGCTTCGATCAGCTCCGAAGCATTGTCTTTCCGACAGTGGCCGGAGTGAAATCCAATCCCATCCTGGCATTCGCCCTGGGCCTGGGCGGCCTGCTGAACAAATCCTTTTCCCTGCCCATTATCTACGGGTCCGTGTTCGGCATTCTCATGGTCGAAGGGTTTGTGGTGACCACCCTGGACACCGCCGTCCGGCTCAACCGTTATCTGTTCGAAGAGCTCTGGCGGATGCTGTTTAAAAAGGTCCCGAAAGTTTTAAACACCTATGTGTTCAACTCCCTGCTGTGCGTTGTGCTGATGTTTCTCCTGGCCTATTTTAATGCCTTCAAGCAGCTCTGGCAGCTTTTCGGATCGGCCAACCAGCTACTGGCGGCCCTGACCCTGCTGACGGTTTCCATGTGGCTGCTGAACAGGGGGAAGGCCTATCTCTTCGCGCTCATCCCCGGAATATTCATGTTTGTCACCACCGTGGCGGCCCTTTTCGTGATTCTCTTCAAGGATTACCTGCCCAAAAAGAACTACATGCTGGCTTCGGGAGACATCATCTTAATCCTGCTGGCCTTCGGGGTTTTATCCCTGGTGATCAAAATCATGCGCCAGGCCAAGGGCAAACGGGCCTGA
- a CDS encoding potassium channel protein, with amino-acid sequence MDLKRRLYFLIISIFLVVLIGSIGYYLLFGGTHAFIDCLFMTVISLTSVGYGEIVPVTGNVPAQVFTMLLITVGMGIILYGIGALTALFIEGEVSGLLRVSKMKKSIQKLTDHYIVCGGGETGFPVLMELDKNGEAIVLIEQDEAKIEICKSIPNLLYIRGDATEDENLMAAGIDKARGILIVLPSDKDALYVTMTARMLNPKLRIITRVANPMLEPKFVKAGADGVVSPNFIGALRMASVMIRPVAVDFLDRMLRSEERSLRIHEIPITEKSGVSGKTIAQSGLKDNYGLLVLGLEDQAGHLQFNPSPTATLEPGMVLVVMGEVAHIKSARHSM; translated from the coding sequence ATGGATTTAAAACGGCGATTATATTTTCTTATCATCAGCATCTTTCTGGTGGTGCTGATCGGCAGCATCGGTTATTACCTGCTTTTTGGCGGCACCCACGCCTTTATCGACTGCCTGTTCATGACCGTTATCTCCCTGACCAGCGTGGGGTACGGCGAGATCGTTCCGGTCACCGGCAATGTGCCGGCCCAGGTATTCACCATGCTGCTGATTACCGTGGGCATGGGGATCATTCTTTACGGCATCGGCGCGTTAACGGCGCTGTTTATCGAAGGAGAAGTCTCCGGACTGTTGAGGGTGAGCAAGATGAAAAAGAGCATTCAGAAACTGACCGATCATTATATCGTCTGCGGCGGAGGGGAGACCGGGTTTCCCGTTCTGATGGAGCTGGACAAAAACGGTGAGGCCATCGTCCTGATCGAACAGGATGAAGCCAAGATCGAGATATGCAAAAGCATACCGAATCTTCTGTATATCAGGGGAGACGCCACCGAGGATGAAAACCTCATGGCCGCCGGAATTGACAAGGCCCGGGGCATCCTGATCGTTCTGCCTTCCGACAAGGACGCCCTGTATGTCACCATGACGGCCCGCATGCTCAACCCCAAACTGCGCATTATTACCCGCGTCGCCAACCCCATGCTGGAGCCCAAGTTCGTCAAGGCCGGCGCCGATGGGGTGGTGTCGCCCAATTTTATCGGCGCCCTGCGGATGGCCTCGGTCATGATTCGGCCGGTGGCGGTGGACTTTCTGGACCGCATGCTGCGGTCGGAAGAACGCTCCCTGCGTATTCATGAAATACCGATTACCGAAAAATCCGGCGTCAGCGGCAAGACCATCGCCCAGTCCGGCCTGAAGGACAATTACGGGCTCCTGGTCCTGGGCCTGGAAGACCAGGCCGGCCATCTGCAGTTCAATCCTTCCCCGACGGCCACCCTGGAACCGGGAATGGTGCTGGTGGTCATGGGAGAGGTGGCCCACATCAAAAGCGCCCGTCATTCCATGTGA
- a CDS encoding AarF/UbiB family protein: protein MKTAAIQIKDDPRLLLPVSPVSRDFRRTRTGRKSRRSRGLVFNILTNTEKLVGDIIRDSFIIAGEAETFYALAWDRAATVNKAIRSTPRFTRIFGELIRIVATYRLHTLKARFLSPEEAERSLEKLHRKNAERVYDLCVEMRGGLIKIGQFASTYMNVLPPVYVEYLSRLQDRVPPMPYEAIARRIESEFNRPVEQVFARIDREPLAAASLAQVHGAELFDGTRVVVKVQMPAIERTVEADLTAFTIAADFMNDLFPPLGLSEVSRALADSVRRELDYTRELDNIREFSKQIVSDPRVAAPGIYPDVSTRRVLTMERFEGERLIPFLDNASAERRNRLLALIAESFCSQIMTHGFFHADPHPGNIMVLSGDRLGLIDFGCVERFSPETFALYAEMIMAILTRDLDGMVRLFSGMGFVSQEGTDETLREMAADFIDLLMLSPDQNLADADLTEKISRGMELIQKYPSVRVPRHFVLLGRVFLTLGGIMMRYNPDINIFMLMAGQMNGNNQ, encoded by the coding sequence ATGAAAACCGCCGCCATTCAGATAAAAGATGACCCCCGCCTGCTGCTGCCGGTGTCCCCGGTTTCCCGGGATTTCCGGCGAACCCGTACCGGCCGGAAATCCCGCCGCTCCCGCGGCCTGGTATTTAACATCCTGACCAACACGGAAAAACTGGTCGGCGACATCATCCGGGATTCTTTTATCATCGCCGGTGAGGCGGAAACGTTTTACGCCCTGGCCTGGGACCGGGCCGCCACGGTGAATAAGGCCATCCGCTCCACACCCCGATTCACCCGCATCTTCGGCGAACTGATCCGGATCGTGGCCACCTATCGCCTGCACACCCTCAAAGCCCGGTTTCTGTCCCCGGAAGAAGCGGAACGGTCTTTAGAAAAGCTGCACCGGAAAAACGCGGAACGGGTCTATGATCTGTGCGTGGAGATGCGCGGCGGCCTGATCAAGATCGGCCAGTTTGCCTCCACCTACATGAACGTCCTGCCGCCGGTTTACGTGGAATACCTGTCCCGGCTTCAGGACCGGGTCCCGCCCATGCCCTACGAGGCCATTGCCCGGCGCATCGAATCCGAATTCAACCGTCCGGTGGAGCAGGTCTTCGCCCGGATCGACCGTGAGCCCCTGGCGGCCGCCTCCCTGGCCCAGGTCCACGGTGCCGAACTTTTCGACGGCACCCGGGTGGTGGTCAAGGTCCAGATGCCGGCCATTGAGCGCACGGTGGAAGCCGACCTGACGGCCTTCACCATTGCCGCCGACTTCATGAACGACCTGTTCCCGCCCCTGGGCCTGTCCGAGGTCAGCCGGGCCCTGGCCGATTCCGTACGCCGGGAACTGGACTATACCCGGGAACTGGACAACATTCGTGAATTCAGCAAACAGATCGTATCCGACCCGCGCGTGGCCGCACCGGGCATCTATCCCGACGTCTCCACCCGGCGGGTGCTGACCATGGAAAGGTTTGAAGGAGAACGGCTGATCCCCTTTCTGGACAACGCTTCCGCCGAACGGCGGAACCGGCTGCTGGCCCTGATTGCCGAAAGCTTCTGCAGCCAGATCATGACCCACGGGTTTTTCCACGCCGACCCCCATCCAGGTAACATCATGGTGCTTTCGGGCGACCGGCTGGGGCTGATCGATTTTGGCTGCGTGGAACGTTTTTCTCCGGAAACCTTCGCGCTTTACGCGGAAATGATCATGGCCATCCTGACCCGGGACCTGGACGGCATGGTGAGGCTGTTTTCAGGCATGGGATTTGTAAGCCAGGAAGGAACCGATGAAACGCTCCGGGAAATGGCGGCGGACTTCATCGACCTGCTCATGCTCTCCCCGGATCAAAACCTGGCGGACGCCGACCTTACCGAAAAAATTTCCCGGGGCATGGAGCTGATCCAAAAATATCCTTCCGTCCGGGTCCCCCGGCATTTTGTCCTGCTGGGACGGGTATTTCTGACCCTGGGCGGTATCATGATGCGCTACAACCCGGACATTAACATTTTCATGCTGATGGCCGGCCAGATGAACGGCAACAACCAATAA
- a CDS encoding NUDIX domain-containing protein: MTTNHPARQKRFCHFCGGRLVQKKWEGRVRPFCRMCEQPIYENPVPASAVVVADPASRLLLTRRNVEPKKGMWCLPGGFMELSEEPEESALRELREETGISGVIRSLLGVRSNHSDRYGTVLIVGYLVTDYSGDLAPGDDAEEVGFFAPDGLPQIAFASHEFFIEAALKILAAS; this comes from the coding sequence TTGACGACTAATCATCCGGCGCGGCAGAAGCGCTTCTGTCATTTCTGCGGCGGCCGCCTGGTCCAGAAGAAATGGGAAGGCCGGGTCCGGCCTTTCTGCCGCATGTGTGAACAGCCCATCTACGAAAATCCGGTGCCGGCGTCGGCCGTTGTGGTGGCTGACCCGGCCTCCCGCCTGCTGCTGACCAGAAGAAACGTGGAACCGAAAAAGGGGATGTGGTGCCTTCCCGGCGGGTTCATGGAGTTGTCGGAAGAACCGGAGGAATCGGCCCTGCGGGAGTTGCGCGAGGAGACCGGCATCTCCGGCGTCATCCGGTCCCTGCTGGGTGTCCGCTCCAACCACAGCGACCGGTACGGCACCGTGCTTATCGTGGGCTACCTGGTCACCGACTATTCCGGTGACCTGGCCCCCGGCGACGACGCCGAAGAGGTAGGCTTTTTTGCTCCGGACGGCCTGCCTCAAATCGCCTTCGCAAGTCACGAATTCTTTATTGAAGCCGCCCTGAAAATACTGGCAGCGTCTTGA
- a CDS encoding DUF4143 domain-containing protein, whose amino-acid sequence MKIIQRAIDLRLPRGKSAFLWGPRKVGKSYWIGHSFPGAEIIDFLKTDTLAEYISRPALLRERYHHHQGLLIIDEVQKVPAVLDEVHWLMENKGISFMLTGSSARKLRRGHANLLGGRAWRRTMAPLSLVEVEHFDIEKIMVSGLLPPHYLSPEPTEDLRAYVADYLKEEIIAEALTQNIPAFSEFLRVAALTSSELINYMNIARETGVSHKVIRTYFDILEDTYLGFRIQPWKKSKNRRMILTEKFYLFDVGVANYLARRRPVMGSSDFGKAFEHYILMELKAYQAYRDPDLPITFWRTSTGREVDFIVGDKQLAIEVKGSSRVHEGDIKSLQALQEDGPVKKCLIVCLEKQPRLLAKNIEAVPWEMFIRQLWAGAFT is encoded by the coding sequence ATGAAAATTATCCAAAGAGCCATTGACCTGCGATTACCGAGAGGTAAATCCGCTTTTCTCTGGGGGCCGCGTAAAGTCGGCAAGAGCTACTGGATCGGACATTCATTCCCCGGCGCTGAAATCATCGATTTTCTGAAAACCGATACGCTGGCCGAATATATTTCCCGGCCAGCGCTTTTAAGAGAACGCTACCATCATCATCAAGGGTTGCTGATTATCGATGAGGTCCAGAAGGTTCCGGCGGTTTTAGATGAAGTACACTGGCTTATGGAAAACAAAGGCATTTCCTTCATGCTGACGGGATCCAGTGCCCGCAAACTCAGGCGGGGGCATGCCAACCTTCTGGGAGGAAGGGCATGGCGGAGAACCATGGCGCCGCTCTCCCTTGTTGAGGTTGAGCATTTTGATATTGAAAAAATAATGGTTTCCGGACTGCTGCCGCCCCATTACCTTTCGCCGGAACCCACGGAAGATTTGCGCGCCTATGTCGCCGATTATCTAAAGGAAGAAATAATAGCGGAAGCCCTCACTCAGAACATCCCGGCCTTCAGTGAATTTTTACGGGTAGCGGCCCTCACCTCGAGCGAGCTGATCAACTACATGAACATTGCCAGGGAGACCGGAGTGTCACACAAAGTGATTCGCACCTATTTCGACATTCTGGAGGATACTTATCTCGGCTTTCGAATCCAGCCCTGGAAAAAATCAAAGAACCGGCGCATGATCCTGACGGAAAAATTTTACCTGTTTGACGTGGGCGTGGCCAACTATCTCGCCAGACGCCGGCCCGTGATGGGAAGTTCCGACTTCGGCAAGGCGTTCGAGCACTATATATTAATGGAACTGAAGGCCTATCAGGCCTACCGCGACCCGGACCTGCCCATCACCTTCTGGAGGACATCCACCGGCAGGGAAGTCGATTTCATTGTAGGAGACAAGCAGCTCGCCATCGAGGTCAAAGGCTCATCCCGTGTTCATGAGGGCGACATCAAATCTCTCCAGGCGCTGCAGGAAGACGGCCCGGTAAAAAAATGCCTGATCGTCTGCCTGGAAAAACAGCCCCGCCTGCTGGCGAAAAACATCGAAGCCGTGCCATGGGAAATGTTTATCCGCCAATTATGGGCCGGCGCCTTTACATAA
- a CDS encoding MipA/OmpV family protein: protein MKHNRVMSIAAVTIFGIMFSVTAKGQGLNPEALVPLPSVLDFTRGGGWGVALGAGIEYEAAYDGSDEYEVELDPAGAIQWRTGNHLLFWEGMELGWRSRLADVWLVQAGARYEDGLEPDDSEDGALDGIEERDSHMVGFLEARRSLGEEWRHWIAGRIMGGESGFGWLGILAAGHRFGDQLDGSGTEVFIFSTFGTDDFINKDFGISAEDSEASSLAATELDGGYRSAGINLIHRRYVTDHVHVIAAAEAELYSGDIGDSPISRDDYEAGLELSVVWHF, encoded by the coding sequence ATGAAGCATAACCGTGTCATGAGCATCGCCGCCGTAACGATCTTCGGAATAATGTTTAGCGTTACGGCAAAAGGGCAGGGCCTGAATCCCGAAGCCCTGGTCCCGCTGCCTTCGGTGTTGGATTTCACACGTGGCGGCGGGTGGGGCGTTGCTCTCGGCGCGGGCATCGAATACGAGGCCGCATACGATGGTTCAGACGAATACGAGGTCGAACTGGATCCTGCTGGTGCCATACAGTGGCGAACCGGCAACCATCTGCTGTTTTGGGAGGGGATGGAACTCGGTTGGCGTAGTCGACTCGCCGATGTCTGGCTCGTTCAGGCAGGAGCGCGATACGAGGACGGTCTTGAGCCTGACGACTCGGAAGACGGTGCGCTCGATGGAATTGAAGAGCGCGATTCGCATATGGTCGGATTCCTGGAAGCGCGCCGCAGCCTCGGCGAAGAATGGAGACACTGGATCGCCGGCCGTATCATGGGAGGAGAAAGCGGGTTCGGATGGCTTGGCATTCTGGCTGCCGGGCACCGGTTTGGCGACCAACTTGATGGTAGCGGGACCGAGGTGTTTATCTTCTCGACATTTGGGACAGACGATTTCATCAACAAGGACTTCGGAATTTCGGCAGAGGATTCCGAAGCGTCAAGCCTGGCCGCGACGGAGCTTGACGGAGGATATCGATCTGCAGGCATTAACCTGATTCACCGGCGATATGTCACCGACCATGTACACGTGATCGCGGCGGCCGAGGCGGAACTCTACAGCGGCGATATTGGAGATAGTCCAATTTCCCGTGACGATTATGAAGCCGGATTGGAATTGTCCGTAGTCTGGCATTTCTGA
- a CDS encoding ATP-grasp domain-containing protein, whose protein sequence is MRLVSFDALQTLDISGVRTIKPENWLNEKETIRSADWILFPEYWQINALVYGLKKRIFPSVSTYHIGHDKVEIARAMETVFPANVPATRILPRTEHAIEQILDEFAFPFVAKKVRSSMGEGVFLINNRSDLLRYTGENEVLFIQEYLPISRDLRVVVIGETVVTAYWRQAREGCFHNNVSRGGDVSFDNIPDTALGLVADVAAAFGINHAGFDVAEVDGHCFLLEFNPKFGTQALNERGIRPGKMILGYLSGQSVPPGPGPDKSVIA, encoded by the coding sequence ATGCGCCTGGTTTCTTTCGACGCCCTGCAGACCCTGGACATTTCCGGGGTCAGGACCATCAAACCGGAAAACTGGCTTAATGAAAAAGAAACGATTCGGTCGGCGGACTGGATCCTTTTCCCCGAATACTGGCAGATCAACGCCCTGGTATACGGGTTGAAGAAAAGAATATTTCCCAGCGTCAGCACTTACCACATCGGCCACGACAAAGTGGAAATCGCCCGGGCCATGGAAACCGTTTTTCCCGCTAACGTTCCGGCCACCCGGATCCTGCCGCGCACGGAACACGCCATTGAACAGATCCTGGATGAATTCGCCTTTCCCTTTGTGGCCAAGAAGGTCCGAAGTTCCATGGGAGAAGGGGTCTTCCTGATCAACAACCGGTCGGACCTCCTGCGTTACACTGGAGAAAACGAGGTTCTGTTCATCCAGGAATACCTGCCCATATCGCGTGACCTGCGGGTGGTGGTGATCGGGGAAACCGTGGTAACGGCCTACTGGCGTCAGGCCCGGGAGGGATGTTTTCATAACAACGTCTCCCGTGGCGGAGATGTCAGCTTCGACAACATTCCCGATACCGCCCTGGGCCTGGTGGCGGACGTTGCCGCGGCCTTCGGCATCAACCACGCCGGATTTGACGTGGCCGAGGTTGACGGCCACTGCTTTCTGCTGGAATTCAACCCGAAGTTCGGAACCCAGGCGCTCAACGAAAGGGGCATCCGGCCGGGAAAAATGATTCTGGGCTATCTTTCCGGTCAATCGGTTCCCCCCGGACCAGGGCCGGACAAAAGCGTTATCGCTTGA
- a CDS encoding DUF4124 domain-containing protein: MKQSTPLSLALAIIIIVWAAYPASAEIYQYKDDSGNTHYTNDPVGIPKQYQKNVNIQGETVIYPEGSAEAPLPESVTNQEAAGDQEEAGDQEAETGGDQGRPATGQVRQPQGNLNEVDSLRARETAFNDEFKALQEERRLLDEAMKKAKTKEDLEKVNEATVQFNLKFKDFHQRRQTFKEEVAKYNDQVKQDMEQKLEQYQADQAARSQGGASPESE; encoded by the coding sequence ATGAAACAATCCACCCCCTTATCCCTCGCCCTGGCAATAATTATTATCGTGTGGGCCGCTTATCCCGCTTCCGCGGAAATTTATCAGTACAAGGATGACAGTGGAAACACTCACTATACCAATGATCCGGTGGGGATACCCAAACAATACCAGAAAAACGTCAACATTCAGGGAGAAACCGTTATCTACCCGGAGGGTTCGGCCGAAGCGCCCTTACCAGAAAGCGTCACTAACCAGGAAGCGGCCGGTGACCAGGAAGAGGCCGGTGACCAGGAAGCCGAAACCGGCGGCGATCAGGGGAGACCCGCTACGGGACAGGTTCGGCAGCCGCAGGGGAATCTCAACGAAGTCGATTCCCTGAGGGCCAGGGAAACGGCTTTTAATGATGAGTTCAAGGCCCTTCAGGAAGAGCGGCGCCTCCTGGACGAGGCCATGAAAAAGGCGAAAACAAAAGAGGACCTGGAGAAAGTCAACGAGGCCACCGTTCAGTTCAATCTGAAGTTCAAAGACTTTCATCAGAGACGGCAGACGTTCAAGGAAGAAGTTGCCAAATACAATGACCAGGTCAAACAGGACATGGAGCAGAAACTGGAACAATATCAAGCGGACCAGGCCGCCCGGTCACAGGGCGGCGCGTCTCCGGAATCGGAATAA